One genomic region from Rosa rugosa chromosome 1, drRosRugo1.1, whole genome shotgun sequence encodes:
- the LOC133735146 gene encoding non-specific lipid transfer protein GPI-anchored 31-like, producing MAPSRLSLSLALLLLAIWGFGHGHSASSRCAPAPAVDCSSLILNMADCLSFVSNESKAEKPEGSCCTRLKTVLKADAACLCEAFKSSAQLGVFLNITKAMSLPATCKVSAPSATNCGLSVSPAGAPGMFFFLTS from the exons ATGGCACCTTCAAGACTCTCCCTTTCCCTCGCTCTGCTCCTCCTCGCCATCTGGGGTTTCGGTCACGGCCACTCCGCCTCCTCCCGCTGCGCCCCTGCTCCGGCGGTGGACTGCTCGTCGTTGATCCTGAACATGGCGGACTGCTTGTCGTTTGTCTCCAACGAAAGCAAGGCCGAGAAGCCGGAAGGGAGTTGCTGCACTAGACTCAAGACTGTGCTCAAAGCTGACGCTGCTTGTCTCTGTGAGGCCTTCAAGAGCAGCGCCCAGTTGGGTGTCTTCTTGAACATCACTAAGGCCATGTCCCTCCCCGCCACTTGCAAAGTCTCCGCCCCCTCCGCCACCAACTGTGGAT TGTCTGTTTCTCCTGCTGGTGCTCCTGGTATGTTCTTCTTCTTAACTAGTTAG
- the LOC133709431 gene encoding uncharacterized protein LOC133709431 — protein sequence MDWFAWLSKTSLEPSLVYEYGIIFSRNELQMEDVAFFNHEFLLSMGVSVAKHRLEILKLAKKQNEGGGGGHRHHPGSISRLGWALIKTKKCFSKYFTRLAFQENDMSSSPRHVADQPEKYQEHWRGSLSKPKGHEEVKTRSIALSGPLDMRTHERLMMVPNPRSLKLSGPLDSKVNERLMYTANRSPRLTSGPMVTDKLMVAANRSPKASGPYDGRSYDRLMVTKNRSPRLSGPLDGKVTPYEKGRVDVDFDDHSLWTAMFQDMKPT from the coding sequence ATGGACTGGTTCGCATGGCTGTCGAAAACCAGCCTTGAACCAAGCCTTGTCTATGAGTACGGCATCATCTTCTCTCGCAACGAGCTTCAAATGGAGGACGTTGCTTTCTTCAACCATGAGTTCCTGCTGAGCATGGGAGTTTCTGTGGCCAAGCACAGGCTAGAGATACTCAAGCTTGCCAAGAAGCAAAACGAGGGTGGCGGTGGTGGTCACCGCCACCACCCAGGGTCAATTTCAAGGCTCGGCTGGGCGCTCATCAAAACCAAGAAGTGTTTCAGCAAGTACTTTACAAGATTGGCTTTCCAAGAGAACGACATGTCATCGTCCCCCAGGCATGTAGCTGATCAGCCAGAGAAGTATCAAGAGCATTGGAGAGGAAGTCTGTCGAAGCCAAAGGGTCATGAGGAGGTCAAAACTCGGAGCATTGCGCTATCGGGGCCGTTGGATATGAGGACTCATGAGAGGTTGATGATGGTCCCTAACCCTAGGAGCTTGAAGCTATCAGGACCCTTAGACTCAAAGGTCAATGAGAGGCTCATGTACACAGCAAATAGGAGCCCTAGGCTCACTTCAGGTCCTATGGTGACCGACAAGCTAATGGTTGCAGCAAATAGGAGCCCCAAGGCATCCGGACCGTACGATGGACGATCATATGATCGGCTGATGGTGACGAAGAATAGGAGCCCGAGGCTGTCCGGGCCGCTTGATGGAAAAGTCACTCCATATGAGAAGGGAAGGGTGGACGTTGATTTTGATGACCATTCACTTTGGACTGCTATGTTTCAGGATATGAAACCCACTTGA